A part of Myxococcus landrumus genomic DNA contains:
- a CDS encoding DNA repair ATPase, translated as MATDGGKGAAPANEAALEGGSYEVIRTRLLAQADVLGSKAAELNTRRKAFFGGTELAVTGNERVRTENNCVARDIVSVGKYLLFGYNVFIGLKKETSVADVFSLHRFEKTADGFDLSAVPHTEAGGFLADPRFIKDFSELYRYYKDAKLQQLRRKDSRLLVVFKTGPSPRDIKVFRFNLDTEGRATYLDNQGEKDHVFPPSHDFEWTTATRENYVLGQHPHVNVLDQVFVETVKGDLTVKVENNTSSGLGIYSEPVEDVNQSLDDARFAWAQVGGLILLRVLPFREKAQRYLVFNSRTQHVVRIDAIGQACIRLPEDQGIIFPGGYYLQTGDFKVFDGEATGAGMEFKKVIRSPNGEDVLYVFHQREEGRYLLFPYNLVRKEVQNPLVCNGYSLFADGGLVVFRETSQDPTRVHPMQVWQTPFVSDEHAAATPAAPGYLGKVGNAELVRGISDSLTLQRIAKTDKPNRRTYEDLVAAATRALDAYYWLGHAETSLQEPIELLRRTSELIIDEFEKVLALQKRASESLAEAEKAQAKLLSRVRPELLTTAEEFMLVLAELRQQRGHLITLKDIRYMDLGRVDALEKAVVEASDSTSAGCVEFLQKGEALQPLAGRLDELLAKLEPVQTTSELAPLGEDIEKTAQGLTVLGEVVGGLQVGDPLARARILEGISELFGRLNRVRASLAAKRKELSGREKRAEFGAQFKLLGQAIENALAQADLPEKCDEGLSRLTVQLEELEGRFGEFDEFLGQITQKREELLEAFGARKQTLVDERQRRAQSLFGAAERILQGVQRRSKAFKSDDELNAYFATDAMILKLRQLSEQLLGLQDSVRSDEVQSRLKSAKQDALRALRDKQDLFADGDSLIKLGAFRFNVNTQPLDLTLVPRDGALFLQLTGSDYAQKLEDPELLKHQALWDQHLVSETREVYRAEFLAACILADAEDNKNGLTLSTLHAAVIAGTLLERVRAYAADRFDEGYERGVHDVDATAVLEKLLSLHQGAGLLRFAPGPRAWAALYWAFDTDEAARGLLHRRARSFARLRQTFSAGGGLNELGIAMGEAVSAFLQSQRLAQSPAEARLAGRYLVEELALERPRFTTSGEAVALRDAFLAQLERQGSRTAFEDDLRGLEKDLASRLEIARAWVEAYLAQREGGAGEAGYFVLETAVLLLTERKLDREPAGALTAAEVPGLLGSHPRIIDRKLALRLDEFLGRLNEFRQLRVPQFQAYRALQRDLLERERRKLRLEELTPKVLSSFVRNRLIDEVYLPLIGANLAKQLGAAGEGKRTDRMGMLLLMSPPGYGKTTLMEYVASRLGLTFVKVNGPALGHSVKSLDPAEAPNATSRQEVERINLSFEMGNNVMLYLDDIQHTDPELLQKFISLCDGQRRIEGVWNGRTRTYDLRGKKFCVVMAGNPYTETGERFRIPDMLANRADTYNLGDILDGKEHLFALSYLENALTSNVVTAPLATRDAADTHRLIRMAQGEEVPAGELKHGYAAAELQEIVAIFQRMFRVQSVLLKVNMQYIASAAQDERFRTEPAFKLQGSYRNMSKLTEKLVAAMTDAELERLIDDHYQGESQTLTTAAEQNLLKLAEMRGRLTPEKAKRWEEIKQGFARVKRMGGKEDDPVARVTGQLSGIEEQLGAVRDAVVQAATQVQQGTERDADPTAEALPYLEALRDAVLEVARVGREVKATPPPLPPHSPVASAAATDLTPYLKHLAQLLKALTERVSTPVSAPVAQAPSQDMGPYMEQLSRAMASLADRPVNVSAQVSAESLQRTAIAGMSPAELSRQIELVEGVLLPLERASRRAVQGEGEGVKSLQVWQNVTEALELLRSMLRR; from the coding sequence ATGGCAACTGACGGTGGCAAGGGCGCGGCGCCCGCGAATGAGGCGGCGCTCGAGGGGGGCAGCTACGAGGTCATCCGGACGCGGCTGCTCGCGCAGGCGGACGTGCTGGGCTCGAAGGCGGCGGAGCTCAATACCCGGCGCAAGGCGTTCTTCGGTGGCACGGAGCTGGCCGTCACCGGCAACGAGCGCGTGCGCACGGAGAACAACTGCGTCGCGCGCGACATCGTCAGCGTCGGCAAGTACCTGCTCTTCGGCTACAACGTCTTCATCGGGTTGAAGAAGGAGACGTCCGTCGCGGACGTCTTCTCGCTGCACCGGTTCGAGAAGACGGCCGACGGGTTCGACCTGTCGGCGGTGCCGCACACGGAGGCGGGCGGCTTCCTGGCGGACCCGCGCTTCATCAAGGACTTCAGCGAGCTGTATCGCTACTACAAGGACGCGAAGCTCCAGCAGTTGCGGCGCAAGGACTCGCGCCTGCTGGTCGTCTTCAAGACGGGCCCGTCCCCGCGCGACATCAAGGTGTTCCGCTTCAACCTGGACACCGAGGGCCGCGCCACCTACCTGGACAACCAGGGGGAGAAGGACCACGTCTTCCCCCCGTCGCACGACTTCGAGTGGACGACGGCCACGCGTGAGAACTACGTGCTGGGCCAGCACCCGCACGTCAACGTGCTGGACCAGGTGTTCGTGGAGACGGTGAAGGGGGACCTCACCGTCAAGGTCGAGAACAACACGTCGTCCGGCCTGGGCATCTACAGCGAGCCCGTCGAGGACGTGAACCAGTCGCTGGATGACGCGCGCTTCGCGTGGGCCCAGGTGGGCGGCCTCATCCTCCTGCGCGTGTTGCCCTTCCGCGAGAAGGCGCAGCGCTACCTGGTGTTCAACTCGCGCACACAGCACGTGGTGCGCATCGACGCCATCGGCCAGGCGTGCATCCGACTCCCCGAGGACCAGGGCATCATCTTCCCGGGCGGCTATTACCTCCAGACGGGCGACTTCAAGGTCTTCGACGGGGAGGCCACCGGCGCGGGGATGGAGTTCAAGAAGGTCATCCGCTCTCCGAACGGCGAGGACGTGCTCTACGTCTTCCACCAGCGTGAGGAGGGGCGCTACCTGCTGTTCCCCTACAACCTGGTGCGCAAGGAGGTGCAGAACCCGCTGGTGTGCAACGGCTACAGCCTCTTCGCGGATGGCGGGCTGGTGGTCTTCCGGGAGACGTCGCAGGACCCCACGCGGGTCCATCCCATGCAGGTGTGGCAGACGCCCTTCGTGTCGGACGAGCACGCGGCGGCGACGCCTGCGGCGCCGGGCTACCTGGGCAAGGTGGGCAACGCGGAGCTGGTGCGCGGCATCTCCGACTCGCTGACGCTCCAGCGCATCGCGAAGACGGACAAGCCCAACCGGCGCACCTACGAGGACCTGGTCGCCGCGGCCACCCGCGCGCTGGATGCGTACTACTGGCTGGGGCACGCGGAGACGTCGCTCCAGGAGCCCATCGAGCTGCTGCGCCGCACCTCCGAGCTCATCATCGACGAGTTCGAGAAGGTGCTCGCGCTCCAGAAGCGCGCCTCGGAGTCGCTGGCGGAGGCGGAGAAGGCGCAGGCGAAGCTGCTGTCGCGCGTGCGCCCGGAGCTGCTCACCACGGCCGAGGAGTTCATGCTGGTGCTGGCGGAGCTGCGCCAGCAGCGCGGCCACCTCATCACGCTCAAGGACATCCGCTACATGGACCTGGGGCGCGTGGATGCCCTGGAGAAGGCGGTCGTCGAGGCGTCCGACAGCACCAGCGCCGGCTGCGTGGAGTTCCTCCAGAAGGGCGAGGCGCTCCAGCCGCTGGCGGGGCGCCTGGATGAGCTGCTCGCGAAGCTGGAGCCGGTGCAGACCACGTCGGAGCTGGCTCCGCTGGGCGAGGACATCGAGAAGACGGCCCAGGGCCTCACCGTGCTGGGCGAAGTGGTGGGCGGGCTCCAGGTGGGCGACCCGCTGGCCCGGGCCCGCATCCTGGAGGGCATCTCCGAGCTGTTCGGCCGGCTGAACCGAGTGCGCGCGAGCCTCGCGGCCAAGCGCAAGGAGCTGTCCGGGCGCGAGAAGCGCGCGGAGTTCGGCGCCCAGTTCAAGCTGCTGGGGCAGGCCATCGAGAACGCCCTGGCCCAGGCGGACCTCCCCGAGAAGTGCGACGAGGGCCTGTCGCGCCTCACCGTGCAGCTCGAGGAGCTGGAAGGGCGCTTCGGCGAGTTCGACGAGTTCCTGGGGCAGATCACCCAGAAGCGCGAGGAGCTGCTGGAGGCGTTCGGCGCTCGCAAGCAGACGCTGGTGGACGAGCGTCAGCGGCGCGCCCAGAGCCTCTTCGGCGCCGCGGAGCGCATCCTCCAGGGGGTGCAGCGCCGCTCGAAGGCGTTCAAGTCGGATGACGAGCTCAACGCGTACTTCGCCACCGACGCGATGATTCTCAAGCTGCGGCAGCTCTCCGAGCAGCTCCTGGGACTCCAGGACAGCGTGCGCTCGGACGAGGTGCAGTCGCGGCTCAAGTCGGCCAAGCAGGACGCGCTGCGCGCCTTGCGCGACAAGCAGGACCTGTTCGCGGACGGGGACTCGCTCATCAAGCTGGGCGCGTTCCGCTTCAACGTCAACACGCAGCCGCTGGACCTGACGCTGGTGCCGCGAGACGGCGCGCTCTTCCTCCAGCTCACGGGCTCCGACTACGCGCAGAAGCTCGAGGACCCGGAGCTGCTCAAGCACCAGGCCCTCTGGGACCAGCACCTCGTCTCCGAGACGCGCGAGGTGTACCGCGCCGAGTTCCTGGCCGCGTGCATCCTCGCGGACGCCGAGGACAACAAGAACGGGCTGACGCTGTCCACGCTGCACGCGGCGGTGATTGCCGGCACGCTGCTCGAGCGCGTGCGCGCGTACGCGGCGGACCGCTTCGACGAAGGGTACGAGCGCGGCGTGCATGACGTGGACGCCACGGCCGTCCTGGAGAAGCTCCTGTCCCTGCACCAGGGCGCGGGGCTCCTGCGCTTCGCTCCCGGGCCTCGGGCCTGGGCCGCGCTCTACTGGGCCTTCGACACGGACGAAGCGGCGCGAGGACTCCTGCACCGCCGCGCGCGCAGCTTCGCGCGGCTGCGCCAGACGTTCTCGGCGGGCGGTGGATTGAACGAGCTGGGAATCGCGATGGGCGAGGCGGTGAGCGCCTTCCTCCAGTCGCAGCGGCTGGCGCAGTCTCCCGCGGAGGCTCGGCTCGCCGGGCGTTATCTCGTGGAGGAGCTGGCGCTGGAGCGGCCCCGCTTCACCACGAGCGGCGAGGCGGTCGCGCTGCGCGATGCGTTCCTGGCGCAACTCGAGAGGCAGGGGAGCCGGACCGCGTTCGAGGACGACCTGCGCGGGCTGGAGAAGGACCTGGCCTCGCGGCTGGAGATCGCCCGGGCCTGGGTGGAGGCGTATCTGGCCCAGCGCGAGGGCGGCGCGGGCGAGGCCGGCTACTTCGTGCTGGAGACGGCGGTGCTGCTGCTCACCGAGCGCAAGCTGGACCGCGAGCCCGCGGGCGCGCTGACTGCGGCCGAGGTGCCGGGCCTGCTGGGAAGCCACCCGCGCATCATCGACCGCAAGCTGGCGCTTCGCCTGGATGAGTTCCTGGGCCGCTTGAACGAGTTCCGCCAGCTCCGCGTGCCGCAGTTCCAGGCGTACCGCGCGCTTCAGCGGGACTTGCTGGAGCGCGAGCGCCGCAAGCTGCGCCTGGAGGAGCTGACGCCGAAGGTGCTGTCGTCCTTCGTGCGCAACCGCCTCATCGACGAGGTGTACCTGCCGCTCATCGGCGCGAACCTCGCCAAGCAGCTCGGCGCCGCGGGCGAGGGCAAGCGCACGGACCGCATGGGCATGCTGCTGCTCATGTCGCCTCCGGGTTACGGCAAGACGACGTTGATGGAGTACGTGGCCAGCCGCCTGGGCCTCACCTTCGTCAAGGTGAACGGGCCGGCGCTGGGCCACTCGGTGAAGTCGCTGGACCCGGCGGAGGCGCCCAACGCCACGTCGCGGCAGGAGGTGGAGCGCATCAACCTGTCCTTCGAGATGGGCAACAACGTGATGCTCTATCTCGACGACATCCAGCACACGGACCCGGAGCTGCTCCAGAAGTTCATCTCGCTCTGCGACGGTCAGCGCCGCATCGAGGGCGTGTGGAATGGCCGCACGCGCACCTACGACCTGCGCGGGAAGAAGTTCTGCGTGGTCATGGCCGGCAATCCCTACACGGAGACGGGCGAGCGCTTCCGCATCCCGGACATGCTCGCCAACCGCGCGGACACCTACAACCTGGGTGACATCCTCGACGGGAAGGAGCACCTGTTCGCGCTGAGCTACCTGGAGAACGCCCTCACGTCGAACGTGGTGACGGCGCCGCTGGCCACGCGCGACGCGGCGGACACGCATCGCCTCATCCGCATGGCGCAGGGCGAGGAAGTCCCCGCGGGCGAGCTGAAGCATGGCTACGCGGCGGCAGAGCTCCAGGAGATTGTCGCCATCTTCCAGCGGATGTTCCGGGTGCAGTCGGTGCTGCTGAAGGTGAACATGCAGTACATCGCCTCGGCGGCGCAGGATGAGCGCTTCCGCACCGAGCCCGCCTTCAAGCTCCAGGGCAGCTACCGCAACATGAGCAAGCTGACCGAGAAGCTGGTGGCGGCCATGACGGACGCGGAGCTGGAGCGCCTCATCGACGACCACTACCAGGGCGAATCCCAGACGCTCACCACCGCCGCGGAGCAGAACCTGCTCAAGCTGGCGGAGATGCGCGGCCGCCTGACGCCGGAGAAGGCGAAGCGGTGGGAGGAGATCAAGCAGGGCTTCGCACGCGTCAAGCGCATGGGCGGCAAGGAGGACGACCCGGTGGCTCGCGTCACGGGTCAGCTCAGCGGGATCGAGGAGCAGCTCGGCGCGGTGCGGGATGCGGTGGTGCAGGCTGCGACGCAAGTCCAGCAGGGGACGGAGCGCGACGCGGACCCCACGGCCGAGGCCCTGCCGTACCTGGAGGCCCTGCGCGACGCGGTGCTCGAAGTGGCGAGGGTGGGGCGCGAGGTGAAGGCCACGCCGCCGCCGCTGCCGCCTCACTCGCCTGTCGCGAGCGCCGCCGCCACGGACCTGACGCCGTACCTCAAGCACCTGGCCCAGCTCCTCAAGGCGCTGACGGAGCGGGTGAGCACGCCCGTGTCGGCGCCCGTCGCGCAGGCCCCCTCGCAGGACATGGGGCCGTACATGGAGCAGCTCTCGCGCGCCATGGCCTCGCTGGCGGACCGCCCCGTGAATGTGTCCGCGCAGGTCTCGGCGGAGTCGCTCCAGCGGACCGCCATCGCGGGGATGTCGCCCGCGGAGTTGAGCCGGCAGATTGAGCTGGTGGAAGGGGTGCTGCTGCCGCTGGAGCGTGCCTCCCGCCGCGCGGTGCAGGGCGAAGGCGAGGGCGTCAAGTCGCTCCAGGTCTGGCAGAACGTGACCGAGGCGCTGGAGCTCCTTCGCTCCATGCTGCGCCGGTAG
- a CDS encoding expansin EXLX1 family cellulose-binding protein: protein MRPLPHRSRSLLVPMAATLLACGGCGEDPSGGGVPLGEEQQGIATYYDATGAGNCSYDASPNDMMVAAMNTPQYANSAACGQCVDIQGPSGNVRVRIVDRCPECAAGHLDLSREAFAKIAEMRLGRVDIKWKVVSCDVAGSLQYHFKNGSNPWWTAIQVRNHRLPISKLEWRRGDGAWKNVPRQDYNYFVNDSGMGEGSFSVRVTASTGEQVEDTLSRVLDNATTEGISQFR from the coding sequence ATGCGCCCACTCCCCCATCGCTCCCGTTCGCTGCTCGTTCCCATGGCCGCCACCCTCCTCGCGTGTGGAGGCTGCGGTGAAGACCCGTCCGGTGGCGGGGTGCCGCTGGGTGAGGAGCAGCAAGGCATCGCGACCTATTACGACGCCACGGGCGCGGGCAATTGCAGCTACGACGCCAGCCCCAACGACATGATGGTGGCGGCGATGAACACGCCCCAGTACGCCAACAGCGCGGCGTGTGGCCAGTGCGTGGACATCCAGGGCCCCAGCGGCAACGTCCGCGTGCGCATCGTCGACCGGTGCCCGGAGTGCGCCGCGGGCCACCTGGACCTGAGCCGCGAGGCCTTCGCGAAGATCGCCGAGATGCGACTGGGCCGCGTGGACATCAAGTGGAAGGTGGTCTCCTGCGACGTGGCAGGCAGCCTCCAGTACCACTTCAAGAACGGCAGCAATCCGTGGTGGACGGCCATCCAGGTGCGAAACCACCGGCTGCCCATCTCCAAGCTGGAGTGGCGACGCGGAGACGGCGCGTGGAAGAACGTCCCGCGCCAGGACTACAACTACTTCGTCAACGACAGCGGCATGGGCGAAGGCTCGTTCAGCGTTCGCGTCACGGCATCCACGGGAGAGCAGGTGGAGGACACCCTCTCGCGCGTCCTCGACAACGCCACGACCGAAGGAATCAGCCAGTTCAGGTAG
- a CDS encoding vWA domain-containing protein: MSQTFLKCGLSLWGSALLAVCALPACTSALSSKDEPARTPSAQTIAAKETEGSTEQRRHDEKASDDVLPPSDAEDGDSAEPINRVQGGVVGRITASGSGAAAMPTVAMPPPASPPPPAEYLPTAKRAKPRMATGKLMSVPSQPREHDRYSDPTASGNTHEAWKPNTFIETAKDPLSTFGADVDTASYTVARRQLMQGALPPGSAVRVEEFVNYFKYRYTPPEKGAFSVHLDAAPSPFDAKRHFVRVGVQGKSVSRSQRKAAHLVFLMDTSGSMSSSDRLPLAKEAVKIAVKNLNENDTVAIVTYAGSTRDVLPPTPASDVKKIHDALDSLESGGGTAMGSGMEMAYKHAVKKASGQVVSRVVVLTDGDTNIGPSLSPESMLESIRKYVAEGVTLTTVGFGMGNYRDDLMEKLADKGNGNCFYVDSMKEARKVFETQLTGTLEVIAKDVKLQVEFNPAVVSRYRLLGYENRDVADKDFRNDKVDAGEIGAGHNVTALYEVELIPGAKEKLATVRVRAKAPNGTEASEQAFPLEYSKVAASLEAASPDFRFALAVAATADILRGNPAAQNWSLATTRKLAEGSAAKDVERLEFVQLVTQARALSGASARGE, from the coding sequence ATGTCCCAGACCTTCCTGAAGTGCGGCCTGTCCTTGTGGGGAAGCGCCCTGCTCGCCGTCTGCGCCTTGCCAGCCTGCACCAGTGCCCTGTCCTCGAAGGATGAGCCCGCGCGGACTCCCTCGGCCCAGACCATCGCGGCCAAGGAGACCGAAGGCTCGACCGAACAGAGGAGGCACGACGAAAAAGCCTCCGACGACGTCCTGCCCCCCAGCGACGCCGAGGATGGGGACTCCGCCGAGCCCATCAACAGGGTCCAGGGCGGAGTGGTGGGCCGCATCACCGCCTCCGGCTCCGGAGCGGCCGCCATGCCGACCGTCGCCATGCCTCCTCCGGCCTCGCCCCCGCCACCCGCGGAGTACCTTCCCACCGCGAAGCGCGCGAAGCCCAGAATGGCCACGGGGAAGCTCATGAGCGTGCCCTCCCAGCCGAGGGAGCATGACCGGTACTCCGATCCCACCGCGTCGGGAAACACGCACGAGGCCTGGAAGCCCAACACCTTCATCGAGACGGCGAAGGACCCGTTGTCCACCTTCGGCGCGGACGTGGACACGGCGTCGTACACGGTGGCACGCCGGCAACTCATGCAGGGCGCCCTGCCCCCGGGCTCGGCCGTGCGCGTCGAGGAGTTCGTCAACTACTTCAAGTACCGCTACACCCCGCCGGAGAAGGGGGCGTTCTCGGTGCACCTGGACGCGGCGCCTTCCCCCTTCGACGCCAAGCGGCACTTCGTCCGGGTGGGCGTGCAGGGCAAGTCTGTCTCGCGCTCGCAGCGCAAGGCCGCGCACCTGGTGTTCCTCATGGACACCAGCGGATCCATGAGCTCCTCCGACCGGCTCCCGCTCGCGAAGGAGGCCGTGAAGATCGCCGTGAAGAACCTCAACGAGAACGACACGGTGGCCATCGTCACCTATGCGGGCTCCACGCGGGACGTCCTGCCGCCCACGCCCGCCTCGGACGTGAAGAAGATCCACGACGCGCTCGACTCGCTCGAGTCAGGTGGTGGCACGGCCATGGGCTCCGGCATGGAGATGGCCTACAAGCACGCGGTGAAGAAGGCCTCGGGCCAGGTGGTGTCCCGCGTCGTGGTGCTCACGGATGGAGACACCAACATCGGCCCCAGCCTGAGCCCGGAGTCCATGCTGGAGAGCATCCGCAAGTACGTGGCCGAGGGCGTCACCCTCACCACCGTGGGCTTCGGCATGGGCAACTACCGCGATGACTTGATGGAGAAGCTCGCGGACAAGGGCAACGGCAACTGCTTCTACGTGGACAGCATGAAGGAAGCCCGCAAGGTCTTCGAGACGCAGCTCACCGGCACGCTGGAGGTCATCGCCAAGGACGTGAAGCTCCAGGTGGAGTTCAACCCCGCGGTGGTGAGCCGCTACCGGCTGCTCGGGTATGAGAATCGCGACGTGGCGGACAAGGACTTCCGCAACGACAAGGTGGACGCGGGAGAGATTGGCGCGGGCCACAACGTCACCGCGCTGTACGAGGTGGAGCTCATCCCCGGGGCGAAGGAGAAGCTCGCCACGGTGCGAGTGCGCGCCAAGGCCCCCAACGGCACCGAGGCCTCCGAGCAGGCCTTCCCCCTGGAGTACTCCAAGGTGGCCGCGTCGCTGGAGGCGGCCTCGCCCGACTTCCGCTTCGCCCTGGCCGTGGCCGCCACCGCGGACATCCTTCGCGGCAATCCCGCGGCGCAGAACTGGAGCCTGGCGACCACGCGGAAGCTCGCCGAGGGCTCCGCCGCCAAGGACGTCGAGCGGCTGGAGTTCGTGCAACTGGTGACGCAGGCGCGAGCGCTGTCGGGAGCCTCCGCCCGCGGAGAGTGA
- a CDS encoding VOC family protein, translating to MSTSRPFRILGIQQIAIGGADKGPLRKLWVDLLGLTPHGTYRSERENVDEDIVTAGAGPFKVEVDLMQPINPEGKPRVHETPLNHVGLWVDDLPGAVAWLEQQGLRFAPGGIRKGAAGFDICFVHPKGNEQFPYGGEGVLIELVQAPPEIIAAFEKLAAGGH from the coding sequence ATGTCGACTTCAAGACCCTTCCGAATCCTGGGCATCCAGCAGATCGCCATCGGTGGCGCCGACAAGGGCCCGCTCCGCAAGCTCTGGGTGGACCTGCTGGGCCTGACGCCTCACGGCACCTACCGCAGCGAGCGGGAGAACGTGGACGAGGACATCGTCACCGCGGGTGCGGGGCCCTTCAAGGTCGAGGTGGACCTGATGCAGCCCATCAACCCCGAGGGCAAGCCCCGGGTCCACGAGACGCCGCTCAACCACGTGGGCTTGTGGGTGGATGATCTCCCCGGCGCCGTGGCGTGGCTGGAGCAGCAGGGGCTGCGCTTCGCACCGGGCGGCATCCGCAAGGGCGCCGCGGGCTTCGACATCTGCTTCGTGCACCCCAAGGGCAACGAGCAGTTCCCCTATGGCGGCGAGGGCGTGCTCATCGAGCTGGTGCAGGCCCCGCCGGAGATCATCGCCGCGTTCGAGAAGCTCGCGGCCGGCGGTCACTGA
- a CDS encoding heparan-alpha-glucosaminide N-acetyltransferase domain-containing protein encodes MTSSPPLSVSQDRVRAIDWLRGIAVLFMVQTHSLALLTPELRKSLWVGRLLKVDGLVAPAFIFSAGFALALVMVRSAAAGKLLERVPRNFRRTCEVLLVATLVNWAWFPLLSEPKWILRMDILQCVGLCLLLLLPVAAVLASRPRVLAAVSLVLAMGVFAVAPFGEHVPEPWAMFTNKSSFAPFPLLPWMGFAWLGLFAGTLAGAWGRRALTVALLALVTVGAIAAASGDFLYSLYPQHRFFVCNPSNSAARFSWVCAVLLGLMWLEARVATGQEPSRVRRFIEVFGTSSLSAYFFHEMLLFYRIGGVFSFQRFWGDRSGWVQYWVLTAVLIVATWMLCLAWDRLEHLVKTALRTVGKRLRPALSQ; translated from the coding sequence GTGACTTCTTCCCCGCCCCTCTCCGTGTCCCAGGACCGCGTGCGCGCCATCGACTGGCTGCGCGGCATCGCCGTGTTGTTCATGGTGCAGACGCACTCATTGGCGCTGCTCACCCCGGAGTTGCGCAAGAGCCTCTGGGTGGGCCGCCTGCTCAAGGTCGACGGCCTGGTCGCTCCCGCGTTCATCTTCTCCGCGGGCTTCGCGCTGGCCCTCGTCATGGTGCGCAGCGCCGCCGCCGGCAAGCTCCTGGAGCGAGTGCCCCGCAACTTCCGTCGAACCTGTGAAGTGCTCCTGGTCGCCACCCTGGTCAACTGGGCCTGGTTCCCCCTGCTGAGCGAGCCCAAGTGGATCCTCCGCATGGACATCCTCCAGTGCGTGGGCCTGTGCCTGCTGTTGCTGCTGCCGGTGGCCGCCGTGCTCGCCTCGCGTCCGCGCGTGCTGGCGGCCGTGAGCCTGGTCCTGGCCATGGGGGTCTTCGCCGTGGCGCCCTTCGGAGAGCATGTCCCCGAGCCCTGGGCCATGTTCACGAACAAGTCCTCGTTCGCGCCCTTCCCGCTGCTGCCGTGGATGGGCTTCGCGTGGCTGGGCCTCTTCGCGGGGACGCTCGCGGGAGCCTGGGGCCGGCGCGCGCTGACGGTGGCCCTCCTCGCCCTCGTGACGGTGGGCGCCATCGCCGCGGCGTCCGGGGACTTCCTCTACTCGCTCTATCCGCAGCACCGCTTCTTTGTCTGCAACCCGTCCAACTCCGCGGCGCGCTTCTCGTGGGTGTGCGCGGTGCTGCTGGGCCTCATGTGGCTGGAGGCGCGGGTGGCCACGGGACAAGAGCCCTCGCGGGTGCGGCGGTTCATCGAGGTGTTCGGCACCTCGTCGCTCTCCGCCTACTTCTTCCACGAGATGCTGCTGTTCTACCGGATTGGAGGCGTCTTCTCCTTCCAGCGCTTCTGGGGAGACCGCAGCGGGTGGGTCCAGTACTGGGTGCTCACCGCCGTGCTCATCGTCGCCACGTGGATGTTGTGCCTCGCGTGGGACCGGCTGGAGCACCTCGTGAAGACGGCGCTCCGGACCGTGGGCAAGCGGCTGCGTCCCGCCCTGTCTCAGTGA
- a CDS encoding pirin family protein, with protein MSQQQVSEQPVVMGLGPLKGMPWPTPDPFLFCVHHDDRYPEGTEKMGPAPSLLTGRQIGQDFDGRDGWNMYHGSVVPGFPQHPHRGFETVTIVRKGLLDHSDSLGAAARFGGGDVQWLTAGGGVLHSEMFPLLQPDKPNPVELFQIWLNLPSVDKLVTPHFSMLWDHNIPRHVAKDDAGRTTEVTIVAGSLGDAKAPPPPPKSWASRADTDVAIWTLKLSPGARWTLPAAARGSNRFLYFFKGSSLKVGGRVIPASHVLQLRPEVDAVLENGPDETELLMLQGRPIKEPVAQHGPFVMNTRQELQQAFNDYQRTQFGGWPWKSDDPVHPREEGRFARHADGRLERPT; from the coding sequence ATGAGTCAGCAACAGGTGAGTGAGCAACCCGTCGTCATGGGCCTGGGCCCCCTCAAGGGAATGCCCTGGCCTACGCCCGACCCCTTCTTGTTCTGCGTGCACCACGACGACCGGTATCCCGAGGGCACCGAGAAGATGGGCCCCGCCCCCTCGCTGCTGACGGGACGGCAGATAGGCCAGGACTTCGACGGGCGCGACGGCTGGAACATGTACCACGGGAGCGTCGTCCCTGGCTTTCCCCAGCACCCCCACCGGGGCTTCGAGACGGTGACCATCGTCCGCAAGGGCCTGTTGGACCACTCGGACTCGCTGGGCGCGGCGGCGCGCTTCGGCGGCGGAGACGTGCAGTGGCTCACCGCGGGCGGTGGCGTGCTGCACTCGGAGATGTTCCCGCTGCTCCAGCCCGACAAGCCCAACCCGGTGGAGCTGTTCCAGATCTGGCTCAACCTGCCGAGCGTGGACAAGCTCGTCACGCCGCACTTCTCCATGCTCTGGGACCACAACATCCCCCGGCATGTGGCGAAGGACGACGCGGGACGCACCACCGAGGTCACCATCGTCGCGGGCTCGCTGGGGGATGCCAAGGCGCCGCCTCCTCCGCCCAAGTCCTGGGCCTCGCGCGCGGACACCGACGTGGCCATCTGGACGCTGAAGCTGTCCCCCGGCGCGCGCTGGACGCTCCCCGCCGCCGCGCGGGGCAGCAATCGCTTCCTGTACTTCTTCAAGGGCTCCTCGCTGAAGGTGGGCGGGCGCGTCATCCCCGCCTCGCATGTCCTCCAACTGAGGCCCGAGGTCGACGCGGTGCTGGAGAACGGCCCCGACGAGACGGAGCTGCTGATGCTGCAAGGCCGGCCCATCAAGGAGCCGGTGGCCCAGCACGGCCCCTTCGTCATGAACACGCGCCAGGAGCTCCAGCAGGCGTTCAACGACTACCAGCGCACCCAGTTCGGCGGGTGGCCGTGGAAGAGTGATGACCCGGTCCATCCTCGCGAGGAGGGGCGCTTCGCCCGTCACGCGGATGGCCGGCTGGAGCGGCCCACCTAG